Genomic segment of Populus nigra chromosome 6, ddPopNigr1.1, whole genome shotgun sequence:
aggttGGTTGCAAAAAGATATTCTCAACAATATGGTATGgattatgaggagacatttgcccatgttgcaaaaataactattattcgTACTCTTATTATCATAGCTTTGGTTCGTCAATGGCATATctatcaacttgatgttaaaaatgccttcttgaatggagatcttcaagaagaagtttagatGGCGCCTCCTCTTGATATTTCACATGACTCTAGGTATATTAGTAAGCTCTAGAAAGTGTTTTATGGTCTCAAGCAAGCATCCCGGGCTTGTTTTGAGAAATTTTCTATTATAATGTCGTCTCTTGGATTTGTTTCTAAtagtcatgattctgctctttttattaagtgcattGATGCAGGTCATATCATTATGTccttatatgttgatgacatgattattattgGTGATGACATTGATGGTATCTCAATTTTGAAGATAAAGTTGGCTAGacaatttgaaatgaaagatttGGGTTCTCTTCAATATTTTCTGGGTATTGAGATAGCTTACTCACCTAAaagttaccttctttctcagtcgaaatatgttgcagatattcttgagcgggttagacttactgataacaagaTTATAAATACTCTCATTGAAGTTAACACAAGGTATTCTTCTTCTGAAGGTTTACCTTTAACTAATCCTACTTTATATTGTACTATTGTTGGGAGCTTGGTATATCTCATCATTACTCGTATaaatattgcatatgttgttcattttgttaattagtttgttgcttctcctactattGTTCACTAGGCAACTGTTTTTCATACTTTGCGACATTTTCGAAATACAGTTTTTCAAGGTCTTTTACTTTCACCCACCTCTTTCTTGGAGCTGCGTGCATACTCTAATGTTAATCATGACAATGATCCCACATATCACAAGTTCGTTATtggtttttgtatctttttaggcAGTTCTCTTATTTcatggaagagcaagaaacactTTATCGTTTCTCAATCCTCAACTGAAgcacatctactaccaaagagattgtttggttacgttggttacttgcggATATGGAAGTTTCACTTTCTCATcttactcctatgtattgtatGACAACCAGAGTTTTATTCAAATTGCTCACAGCTCGGTTTTTCATGAACGAACTATTGAGAtcaattgtcatcttactcatcatcatctcaagcatgacaccattactttgcattttgtttcttctttcttgcaaattgcagatttctttaccaaattGCATtccatttcttgtttttattttctagttggtaaactctcgatgcttgtagttGCCGCATCGAAAGTTTGAGGGGAGATATTAAATAAtacatttatttagttttatttattaaatgcagaatagtattttctacttttaaaattgataaattttctaCTTTTagtaaaaggaaagagaaagagtAAATGGAAGCTAAAAAAGGTGGACATGATATGAAAACATCTAAAACAGGGATGATAATGAAATTGTACAAcgtaaaaattttatatatctacaTCCAATATAGTACATTTATACTCTTAACTATGCAAGCAAACACACGTTATGTTacgaattgaataaaaaatattaaggtcaTAAAAAActgtttgatattattattaaaatcagcGCAATGTATCAACCTCGAAATCCTCGAACCCAGCTCCTTGCCTAGCTTggatctaaaattaaattatttaagagTCTATACAACCTACTCTACTTAATCGGTTTAAAAGCAACCCATCCAACATGGAAAAAGaatttgagaataaaattaataaaaaaaatgataaaaataacaaaataaaatttcaactcaactattataaaatttttctcAACATGaccttaaatttaaatttaaaaataacatgacatggttaacttaattaattcaaaaataaccccaacaatgaaaaaaatttaaggataaaaGTGACTTAACATAAAGAATATTATGACGAGCAAGTCTCTAAACACTTGCAGGAAAAGAAATACTTTTTACTGGTTGCCAGATGATTTCAATCATGTGCAAGCCAATTACCACACATTAAGATGGAGGTGTGAAACAATTAACATAatcaaatcagaaaaaaataaacacgagCCACTGGGTCCAATTATCAGGACCCTTGCGAACATGAACATCGTgcaaaaataatcatattacaAACCCCAGCTAGTTTATGAACGAGGCTTTGCtgttatattattcaaaacattTCCCCTTTCTTCAAAGGGCCACACGCTTTTTCCCGCGAGTAAGTATGAGGATCCCATACTCACACAGTTCATATCTGCTAACAGGGACGCGCAAAACCATAAAGCTAAACCACCCCCCTCAATGTGGACAACCACCGAAAAGTATTTTACAATTTCCACCATGTGTTCAGTGCAAGTAAAACCTAACAAGCAGCTGATACGCCTGacctgaaaggaaaaaaaaagcgaaAATTACGAGGATAGCAGATTTTACATTCAGACGCTTCACGTTGGGACATGTCAAGGAGAGAAACATGAAATTATCACATACAATATCCTTGGTTCAACTGGCTACATTAAATAGTTACGGACACCATTGATAACCACGCAGGACAAGCTTCCAATTGCAGAAACTATACAGCAAGCTTTCCCATGCAGTGCTTCACCGCATATTTTCTCTGCGACGCACATATCGGGTTCTGTCATTATATCTTGGTCTGTCATTTGCTCTCTGTGGCTGTGGCTCCACCCTTTTCTGCCTTTCAGGTGGCCTTTGAACTATCTCTCCGTTCACAAATAACTCAGCTGCCATAAAAAGAAAGCCATACAACTTTAGGAAAAGGAATATTAAGACGAATAAGTCTCTAAACTATGCAATGGTGGGAAAAGAACCTCTTCACCATGAGGGTGAAGAAGCAACAGACTAAAATTAGTCCATTGAAAGCATTGTGTTAGTTGAGAGGAAGTTAGGCCTGTAAAAATAAAGGGAATTTCAGGCTAAAATTTGGATTGATGAAGACCATTTCTAACTTCTAGAACCGACAAAAGTTAACCATGCAGCCACAACCATAAGCCTTTACAATCTAAGGAACAGATATCAAAGGCAGAGATCGAATGCAGGGTCAACCAGCCAGTTTAAACAAATGATATTCATCAAGCTATCAAAGTTTTCTATTCAGGACAGAAAAAGATAGAACAAGCAgcaagccataaaaaaaaaagatagaatcaACCCTGAAAATACATTCAACAAGGAAATAACTACACAATTCAACTTTCAAACAATTAGTAAAAAATGTAGCAGACACATTTCATCTCCACTGATCTGCATCTCCATGGAATTTGAAGAACAGAACAGTATAGAGAGCAATTTTATATAAGTCCATTAGCATTCAAAGCTAAACATTGCCCATAAGACTCTTTAGCTTTGCCAAGATGGACTGTGAGTTAAGAGGAACTTTTATAAAAGCAATAAAATTTATGTATCATATCAAATGATTCTGCACCTCCATTGagcacaagaagaaaagaacaggTAATGTTAGTAGATTGATGTGAGTCCATTAGCATTCAAAGCTAGACAGTCCATCTGAGGCTTTTAGCCTTGCCAAGATGGACTGAGACAGATCAGGCAGCGATTCATAAACAAAAAGATATAATCAACCTATAAGCACATTCACCAAGGAAATAACTACACAATTCATCTTTAAAACACTTGGCATATGGTGTAGGAGTCATGTTTCATCTCCACTGATCTGCATCTCCATGGAATATAAAGCACAGAACAGTATAGAGAGAACAATTTGATATAAGTCCATTAGCATTCAAAGCTAAACATTGCCCATAAGACTTTATAGCTTTGCCAAGATGGACTGTGCATTAAAGAAGAATCAAATCATGCCATCGCCATTATTTCTTCCTATCGAAAACTTCATGCACCAAATCTTTGTCAAAATCACCATTGAAGCACATGCATAAAATATATTACTTCCAAACGAACAGAGTTAAAGAACAACACGCACAGAGTTATCCTAACCACTGAAATTCTAGATGAGTCCTAAACAAAAGCAAATTAGTAGCACTCTTAGAACGAAGTACAAAGTCTTACCACCATAGTCCTTGTATTCAGGGTCAACATAAGAATCCGGGAGGACAAAGAGAACACCAGGCAAACCTattaacaatgaaaataaaaaagtaatccaAGTGGGAAAGGCATTGTTATTCCAACTTTTGAATTGCAGTGACTTAAAAAATGAACAGACCTTCAAGCTTGTTAGAGGTTTCCTCATCAATCTCGCATCCAAACCCAAAATACCTCTCACACGAAACATTATAAATCTTCTTCTTTGCTTCCTCCTcactaataacaaaaataataataataaaaaagataagcaatcaagaaaaccacaaaaatcgaaactttcaattaaaaaaacgagACCCCTTTACCCATTTTACCTGCCAACAACTTTAGAAAGAGTTTGAATATAGCAATCAATCATTTGCTGTTTAGTAGCACCCTCACCACCAGGCTTATCCATAACAATAAGCCAGTGCTCATAATCACAACCAGGGAAAAGCGGGGCCATCTCATTGGGTGGCCGGTCACTAAAGTTTGACCCTGAGTTCAAGGGCGAGTAGCCCGAGTTTCCAGCTCGGTTGACCCGGCATCGAATGGACGTGAAACGGGTGGGGTTAGTGGTTCTGTTGATGGATTGTAGAGCGTGAGAGAGTGAGGGTAGAGATTGGCGGCAGGGAAGAACAGTAGGAAGTGAAGGAGCATGGGTTATGGAGAAGGTGGAGAGGAGGCGTTTGGGGAGGAGGACGCAGAGACTGAGGTGGCGGGTGGCGAGGGAACGAACTAGGGTTGGGGTCATTTTGATAAGTGAGCGAGAGAGATGAGGGTTTAGGAGGTGATTATGACCGTTGAGAGTTTTTGGAAGGGGgctatttatctttattttcttacctCTCTGGAGTTTTTCAACTTGGGCCTGGAAGACTTGAGTTAGAGACTTTTAGGTTAGAGTACATACCTCCTCGAGGCTTTCAATATTTTTGCTTTGAGAAAAAATAGCTAAAAGGTGGGGGGAAAAATgtcaaacaattttattttattattatattgctGTGTCTCGGAGGGCATCCAGCCATCCACCTGAGAAGGATCATTTCAACGGAGGCACATATATTTGCCCCACAACAATTTCCTTTCAAATGAATGAACTAGACATGCCTTTATATGCTCTCTATTCAGTTCATGCTAAGATCATTTGTGTTTCCTGCATTTGTTTCCATGGTGTGACTAAAATATGGTGGATTCTGGATTTTGATCCATGTCTTTTCTACATTTGGCAAAAAACTTGAATCACTGCTGCAAAAACAATTTCCAGTACACTGAAAAGGGGCAAGACATGCGAAACTGATAGAATGTTTGGCAACCTTTTATCATTCAAACGCACAACATACATTAGAACAGGAAACATCAAGGATTCAAGTAATAATACAGTTCTCGATCTTGACCTTCTTATTGATTATCTATAAAATCCATATCCAAGTAATTTAACAAAGCCCCCAGGAAGTCCAAAGTCTTTATTAAGTGCGGTTGCGTGTCCACATCCTGATTCAGCAACTTCAATGAGGCCTTGGTCTTGAAACCATATGCTCTGACTTCTGTAAGCATAAATACAAGAAATTCAAAGCTGTGATTGGATTAACTTTCAATGAGGAGTGCTACAGAATACATTGTATGTAAAGTTCATAGCTTTAAATGCCCGCAATTCTGTTTACAGAACAACATGATCCTACAGCGGCAGAATAACAGAAAGCATTTGAGATGTACTGTGCAATCATGTATCAGTTCAAAATCTTGACTACTTAAGTAAAGCACAATTTCTTTTCCTGCTGTTTTCTTTTGTACTCGATCCATTCTCTTTGTGTTGGTGATGGTATGATATTATTCTCATTGCATGACAATATTGAAAATTTCAATAGCACCTCGGACATTGTTTATTCTTTAAGAacttaaaatttttcattttacttggtTATTTATGCCAATGctcattactttaaaaaaaaatctaaccaaaTCAAATAGAATTAAACCTCTgaatcagagagagagagagagaaagggtcAGAAAAAGATAACTACGTGATGCAaatgagaagaaagagaaatgaatgattttaatttgaatcttGGTAagtaaattttagtttttcttctaaATCTATTCTATTTGGGAATTTTTCTAATTCAGGAATTTTAATACTATTCAgaatatttgtttataatttatgtaGGAAATTATAGCAGTATGCAGGAGCTTTCTGTTAGTTATGTCTCatgatttcctttttctttcgtAGCTTCTATTTCCTGCTTGACTTGGAACCACTAAGCTTTTGGTGCCTTAAAGAAGCACATATTCAGACCTGAAATATGGAATTATTAGTATTTTGGTTGGTTTGACTGATGCAGCCTCAGAGTGTTTCGTCTGTTCTCAGTTTCTCTGAGTGCTTCTTGTTCTTATTATCCGTCAATGTTCTCCTTGCTACAGTACCCAGCTACTATTCATGGCAGTAATGACATCCCAATTTCTTCCAAAATAGTTGCTAATCTACCATAATTTGCATACACCAAACCCAAGGTCACACAAAATGTTTTCGCAGGACACCAGAATTATTAAAAGCAGTCTTAAATAGCGATATCCAGGGAGTCCACCagaataactaaaattaaactCGACATCAGATAAGTAGCTCAAActatatcaaattataaaaaatatgatatcatTTGAATGTCTCTCCACAAATATGGTAAAAAGAAAATTCCTTAAGTATTCATGACTCTAGAACAAATATGGATCGTGGTAAAATTAGGACCTGTCCAGAATTGTTTATTATTCATAAGCTATCACCCCAAAtagggaaaagaagaagaaggaagcaGTCGTAGAAGTAGAAGGCCACGAACCTGCTCAGTATAAGGCAGATACTTCCCATCAAATGTCACAACTACACGATCCTTTCCATCTACACCTTTCACTTTGTCAACAGAGCAGTAGAAGTCTATAGCTGACATGCTGACCAAAAGAGTAGACAGCAAATGAGTAAACGAATTAAGTTGATACTCGATAATCAAATAACATGAACTTCATTTATCTAACCTTAAGAGCAAATTGTGAATTTCAAGTCAACCtctttccattttttcttttatggacTACACACACAGTAGTTTTCCCAAAGTTGGGCCAAGGAACGATAGCAATTAGGATGCACCAACATCTTGGACACATATCACAACAGTATAGTAGACAACATTTTAAGAAAAGACAAGAGCAATGGATCTGCTGCATGCTTGATTTGACTGTTCATACGAAAATAAAGGAAACACAAACTCTGATTGTTGAACTTTTGTCATCTAGAgtggaaaaaagataaaagaccTCCACTCGTTAAGCGCTTAACTACATGCCTTGTTTTATTGAGTTTTCAATTTAAGAAATCCAACAACTCAAGTACTCAAACTAGCAAAACATCATCCTGAATCACTCTCCATAATGAAACTTCAACTCAAGTactcaaacaagaaaaacatcatCCTGAATCACTCTTGATAACGAAACTTCATCATTTAAACGCTCACTGCTTCCTCGTAATAGCTGACGAAAAATTTACAATTGAGTGTCCATTTCAACTACAGAAAATAAAATGCTAGTATAAGCAACAATATTTTAGACCAACTTCTGAGCTGCAAAATCTGAAGAAGCACAGACAAGACAAGAGAAGTACAAGTTTTGCACTTAAATGGTGTTCGGTTACGGAAAGCATTTCATTATAGTTATAAAAGGTAATGGGACCAAGTTTCAAAGCAAATACACAGGACTTCGAGGCCAAGTGAGTCCCAATGCAAAACACCAATGTATACTTGCCCAGATTGAATTAATAGATGTTGAGTTTCAAGTTGATAAAATAATGACAAAATTACGGTAAATCTGATACTGTAAATTCGATTCATCACAGCAACACAAAACCaaaacttgaaagaaatagcTACCTCATAGGTAATTTAAACAAACAGGAGTAGTAATAAACTTACATGCCATCACCAAActcttcattgatgatttcctTTATACTCTCACCAAAATGCATCACTGCCTCATTCAACCTACATACAAAACATTTCAACATCTCACTAATTGTCGTACCTTAACCAAAATATGACAAAGTTGAAATCTTTGAGAAACAGAGCGAAAACCCACCTGTAAACACAAGGTTCTTGAATCAAGTTGGGGTCATAGGACCTCATGGGCGGTCTCATCATTTCCTGAAGCAGGTCCTCGGGCAGCTCAGGTAAGGCTGCCCGTAGCTTTGGGGCAGTATCAGGGTTAAGTTGAGCCTGACGTCTTAGTAACTGGGCCACATACACATTTGTCAGCCCAGTTTGCTCTGCTATCTGACTGCAGCTCTTGCCGGAATTGCGCTTCACGGCCTCCAGGCGGTTGATTATTGTCTTTTTGTTATCTTCCATTTGAAGATGAAGCAGTGATCAGACTAGTTTTTTCCTACTCTTATTGTCTCGTCTCAATGAGATGAGCAAGTGGGACAGTGGAGTGAAAAGTTGTGGTCTTTAGGTCCCGACTAGGGGGGACTAAAACATAAGACAAATGAAGTTTGGTACCAACATTGGAGTTTTGTGATGATGAAGGactgatattttatcatttgaaaattataagaTAAAAGTGAACTTTCTTACCCAATTTCAAAATTGCCAcctattttcttttccattgtTATTTTAGTCctctttctttcaatcttgCTCTTCCTCGGCAAATCTAGAGCAATTACCTTTAATTTGGccataaaagaatgaaatcatTCAAAACCAAACTTCggtgatcaaaatgaaaaacaaaatcacataGTAAATCGAAGTGAAAGGTCAGAGGAAACATAGTCTTTGGTCCATGGTATTTTTTCAACgtgatttaggattttttttataataataataataataatatggtaGGGTAGGGTAGGACATGGCACCCATACAGACCCAGCTAAGCTGGGCGGGCTCTGTCCTTTTTGGGCCTTATTTAGAATTTGAGTGAGGCGTTGACTACGAAGAATTGGGGAGCCACGTCACTCCTCATTAATCACGAGGGCCTTGGTTCCTCGTTGGaaaatatagtatttatttttaattaataacaagtAACATTTTCAtacaaataagtaataaaaagtaactttttcaattaatttgtatataggttttctatttttacaggttaaaatgaatatttatttttagtatgaaaaataatattaacttcAAGATGTTGGTCTCGTggttaagaaaatttaatttttttttgatttcctGTATTTAAATCTCAAGATCagggtataaaaaaaattattgtattatttttaatttaatagcctgtaaaaaattatgattaatgtataattaattttaaaatgcctTTACCTATCAACTATAGAAAATGGAGTTTAAGACCAGCAACATTATGCACGTATAGAAGGCTATCAAGCTCTTTGAcggtaattatttgtttttgtatttaaaaaaatttatttttttctttaaattaatatttttttaatgttttcagataattttgatgggttgatgttaaaaataattttttaaaaataaaaaatattattttaatatattttcgagtgaaaaacactttaaaaaacaaccgtaaccatactttcaaacatcctctaaaattgaaaaaaaaaattatcaaaatttgattttttttaataatgaaataaaaagattctTCCTCCATAAACTTTCTCATTACAAAACCCACAGAAAAAGTAATttgaaattatcttattttgcTTACAGAATTACAAATTTAATCCAATTGCATAATATTAACGTTGGTATAGCATagataaaaattagattttgcaACCCTAATATTACATTACTGAACAATAGAGAAATAGGTAGAGAAGACCAtacataatattttcttaaaagttcataattcaataatataatgaaaaagattgtgattgattttcaaaataatttttattttaaaatatattaaaatagtacttttttagttatttaaaatttatttttaacatcagcatataaaaacgatccaaaatcatacaaaaatttattttaaagcaaaaaacaagttttttaaattttcaaaagcgttttttgaacacaaaaacaaacacacttaATGTTATAaacaaacctaataaaaaaaatcaaaattaaatagaaaaggtaattgaaattcaaaactcaactaaaaaaataattaaaacagcaaaaaatataaattttatagacCTAATTCGAAAGCCTTTCCGGTACCGGTACACTCTTATGCATCACCTTCTAGCTAAATTTGAGCCTACTATTTTTGCTAAAATAAGTATTTGAAATCTCTCAGTTTATTCATAAACTCTAtcttatgtatatatattggcCCTTGAATCCATCAAGAACAAGTGGAAGTACCACGTCAGCATAACCTCAGGTCCTCAGGCTGATGGATTCCGTTTTTCATTTTACACCCTTAGTAAGTTCACGTCGAGCGATCGTTTTCAATCCAGGAATTTTGTTTGCTTCCCATCGTcttctttctctccttttcttcttcaacgCACATGTCTGTCAAGAGAAGCTGTCAAACTTACATTTCTACTAACGTCGATCCAGCTGTCATGGTCCAGGATTGAATTCTTACACCGGAAATTAAACAGATTGCGCAATGCTTAGCCTTTTTGCTTGCAAGCTAGTCGGTGGAAGCTTCTTCTTTCTGATACCATGTCGATTCAACGCTGTCTGTGTTCGAACATTACAAGACCTGTGGTCATCTCTGGACTTCGTCGTCGTTTGATTTCCACTCTTACTAAACCTGACCTAGCCGTTCATCCCGAACCTAGCCGACCCCCTTTCTATACTGGACCGGGTGTCAAAGCTCCAAGTGTATTCGGCTTAtccgatatatttttttattattatgtcaaagcttcaaaataacttttaaaaaatatattaaattatagtgttctgatgttttttttttgtttttaattgaaatgaaggattAACATGTATAGCTTGTGATGCGGGATTTGCGTTTAGTTGAGTAAAGTtcagtttaataactataataacagtgtttgacattgtggttggaaaatattttaaaaaaaatttgtttttttatttttttattttaaattaatatatttttgatattttcagattattttgatgttctaatgttaaaaataatttttttaaataaaaaatatttttttaatatgttttgaaatgaaaagtattttgaaaagcaactgttACTATACTCTCAAACACTCTTTTATGTATTCGGTTTATTTAGTAGatctttttgtaattttgttaaaattcaattgattttaaaaaatttataataataatgttttgatatttttaatttttttttattgaaatgggTTAACATGTAGAGCTTGTAATCCAGGCTTTATGTTTAGTAGACTCCAAATCAGGATTAATaaccatattaatttttttttattctaagtagttttatatattatttcatataaCCATATTGTATATTATCTCTATAGTATTAAAACAATAGCAATTTGTAAGGAATGCTACGCTGAAAGCTTTGATTTTGACACATGAATATGATCATACGTGTAAGAGATGTTTTTAGctgtttttatctaaaaatagtgtttaattaatatttttaaaatcaaagtaaatatcattttaagagAAAACCATTCTGCTCTTGAAATAAAGTAGGCTGCTCcctcttttaataaaaaaatcatatatagcTGCTTATtatagtttgtatttttattttaattaaaatgacaattttctccattgttttttttaattacacgTGTCAAAGCACagcaaaatattttaaccaGACACTG
This window contains:
- the LOC133696085 gene encoding cyanate hydratase; protein product: MEDNKKTIINRLEAVKRNSGKSCSQIAEQTGLTNVYVAQLLRRQAQLNPDTAPKLRAALPELPEDLLQEMMRPPMRSYDPNLIQEPCVYRLNEAVMHFGESIKEIINEEFGDGIMSAIDFYCSVDKVKGVDGKDRVVVTFDGKYLPYTEQKSEHMVSRPRPH
- the LOC133697844 gene encoding multiple organellar RNA editing factor 2, chloroplastic-like, producing the protein MTPTLVRSLATRHLSLCVLLPKRLLSTFSITHAPSLPTVLPCRQSLPSLSHALQSINRTTNPTRFTSIRCRVNRAGNSGYSPLNSGSNFSDRPPNEMAPLFPGCDYEHWLIVMDKPGGEGATKQQMIDCYIQTLSKVVGSEEEAKKKIYNVSCERYFGFGCEIDEETSNKLEGLPGVLFVLPDSYVDPEYKDYGAELFVNGEIVQRPPERQKRVEPQPQRANDRPRYNDRTRYVRRRENMR